The Candida dubliniensis CD36 chromosome 5, complete sequence genome has a window encoding:
- a CDS encoding retrotransposon Tca4 polyprotein, putative (transposable element) has protein sequence MSHMSESNSITYDDTFLSPLDNPNIHTIIHERREDIEHVINENRPNTIFETHVEPPRTISSSGIIDHTNFRHRADPTWQVIPDAVNHLPLPAHF, from the coding sequence ATGTCACATATGTCTGAGAGTAACTCCATTACATATGATGACACATTCTTATCACCTTTGGATAACCCAAATATCCACACAATTATCCATGAGAGACGAGAAGACATAGAACATGTCATAAATGAGAACCGTCCAAATACAATATTTGAAACTCATGTCGAACCTCCTCGTACAATTTCATCGTCGGGAATTATCGATCATACAAACTTTAGGCATAGAGCTGATCCCACCTGGCAAGTTATCCCTGATGCTGTCAACCATCTACCGCTACCCGCCCATTTTTGA
- a CDS encoding retrotransposon Tca4 gag-like protein, putative (transposable element) yields MAGFSDDDLRQMMGTLSILVADSKREIGQLHEKLEHNGETKYQSLETYINSKYATTIKSFENLKYLDIDDPDLVNSWIICFNQVKRSHPQVFDAFMNAKSEDEIGIEKLQYTPYAGKQLNDMMRVFYMRISELLERKVDPNVSREVDNGETQFVPNLFKKVYEMIIAKPDVSAAERIGQALFKLQTKSSELEVDSTYLLCQHLSTQEHQHDDLIYKFLIGGVSPWYLHSQIYVSSYKLGTSDLFLEVYARHYELYKTDPNYKLPDIMTLLNEIRSNRDYSKVVNAAKKGSTSQECFREEQQKVTPSLLDQLVD; encoded by the coding sequence AATTGGTCAGTTAcatgaaaaattggaacaCAATGGTGAAACCAAATATCAATCTTTGGAAACATACATCAACTCAAAGTATGCAACTACTATTAAGTCTTTcgaaaatttgaaatatttggaCATCGATGATCCAGATTTGGTTAACTCCTggattatttgttttaacCAAGTTAAGAGGTCGCATCCTCAAGTTTTTGATGCATTCATGAATGCAAAAAGCGAAGAtgaaattggaattgaaaaGCTCCAATACACTCCTTATGCTggtaaacaattgaatgataTGATGAGAGTCTTCTATATGAGGATTTCcgaattattagaaagGAAAGTTGATCCTAATGTTTCACGAGAGGTGGATAACGGAGAAACACAATTTGTACCGAATTTGTTTAAGAAGGTCTATGAAATGATTATTGCAAAACCTGATGTATCTGCTGCTGAAAGAATTGGACAAGCGTTGTTCAAGTTACAAACGAAACTGAGCGAGCTTGAAGTAGATTCAACATACTTGTTATGTCAACATTTACTGACTCAAGAACACCAACATGATGATTTAATCTATAAGTTTCTTATTGGGGGAGTATCTCCATGGTACTTACACCTGCAAATTTATGTACTGTCATACAAACTTGGGACATCAGATTTGTTTTTAGAGGTCTATGCAAGACATTATGAATTGTACAAAACCGATCCTAATTACAAATTACCGGATATTATGACATTATTGAATGAAATAAGATCAAACAGAGATTATTCTAAAGTGGTCAATGCTGCTAAAAAAGGCAGCACAAGTCAAGAATGTTTCCGCGAAGAGCAACAAAAGGTTACGCCGTCATTACTAGATCAACTAGTAGACTAA